The DNA sequence GGTTGTATTTTTTGTCTATAGATTCATGATAGTGTTTGGCAATTTCAACAGGTGTTTCTATTGCTTGTGCACTTTGTGAGATCGTCATTGCCCAAAGTATCAAAATCGAAAGTACAATCCCGATACCTTTTTTCAAAGTTGTTCTTCCCTTCATTTTAGTGTATATCTAAAACCTTACTATAATAGTCTAAAGGGCTCAACTGTCTTTAGATAAAATATAATAAAAGTTTACAAAATAAAAAGCACTTCCATTTCCTTAGAACAGAAGTGCCATATTTGTTCAGTTTATTTACCGTCTAAAGTGTAGAACGGGTTGTCGCTCACATTTGTGCCGCCTTTTAGCAACGCACGGTTTAAATGTAATGTTTCACCATTATGATTTAGTGTGAATTCACCTTTGACAATGATTTGGTTATCATCGCCGATAGAAATTTCAGTATGATTATGGTGTTCATTAGGTTTGCCGTCTTTACGGTTATATTCTAATGCGCCGCTTGGGCAAAGTTCTACAACACGTGCAATTTCATCTGCGCTCGCTTTGCTTGGGTCAATCCATGGGCGTATTTTCGTATCGAATACTTGTGATAAGTTCTTAACACATTCAGCTGCATGAATACAACGTGCAGGTTCAAAAGAGACATCAATGGCTTCGCTCGTATAATTTTTTCTCATGTTATCACTCCTAAATTGAAAGAAAATTCGTAATTTCAATATAGCACAGGTATACAAAAATAAAATTAATTTATCTGTGATAATAAATGAGAATTATAATCAATTGTATAAAATGGTTTAATCACTTGCTTTTAGGATGAATTGCACGTAATATCTAAGTAATTAAAAAAGTAGGGGGCAACCTAAATGACAGAAGTTAAACATGGCAAGAATAGATTTTATGTAGGCAACAGCGAAAATGACTTTCAAGCATTGATGACATATGTACCGACTAGTCCGGATATGTTTATTATTGATCATACTGAGGTATCAGAAGCACTGCGCGGGCAACGTGTAGGTTACGCGCTTGTAGAAGCAGCGGTAAATTATGCAAGAGAGAATGATATGAAAATCGTTCCTTTATGCCCGTTTGCGAAAAGCGTATTCGATAAAACACCTGAATATGCGGATGTATTAAAAAAATAAAACCAATGTATCGACACACGGAGAAATGATATACAAGGCAGTACTCATTCAAGATGGGTGCTGCTTTTTTTATGATTAAACAGTTAATAAGATCATAGATTTTTATCAGTTGACGCAGTAAAGAGACAAAGGTATTATATTAATAATTATACATTTAAATAAATAAAGATGAATTTAAGTCAGAAGGTGACACCATGAGCAAACTATTTCAAAATTATAAACGTGCACAAATTGAATTCGTGAAGGCAGAAGGCAATGTATTAATCGATACCGAAGGCAAGCATTATTTAGATTTTTCTTCTGGTATCGGTGTAACGAACTTAGGCTTTCACCCCTATGTAGAAGCAGCACTCCAACAACAAGCAGATCAGATATGGCACACACCAAATATTTACTTAAACCAACTTCAAGAAGAAGTGACAGAGAAGTTGATGGGTGACACAGAGTATTTAGCTTTCTTTTGTAATAGCGGGGCAGAAGCGAATGAAGCAGCTATCAAACTTGCACGTAAAGCGACAGGAAAACAAGAAATCATAACCTTTAAACAATCTTTTCATGGCAGAACGTTTGGTTCTATGTCTGCGACAGGGCAAGATAAAATCAAACATGGCTTTGGAGATGGTGTACCGCACTTTAAATATGCGGCATTTAATGATTTAGAAAGTGTGAAACAACTGATTACAACAGATACGGCTGCTATTATGCTTGAGCTGATTCAAGGCGAGTCTGGGATTATTATTGCGGATCAAGCTTTTGTTCAAGGCCTTGTACAGCTCTGCAAAGATAAGAATATCTTGTTGATTGTTGATGAAGTACAAACAGGAATGGGACGTACGGGTAAACTTTTCGCATTCGAGCATTATCATATCGAACCTGATATCTATACTCTCGCAAAAGGTTTAGGCAATGGTGTACCAGTAGGGGCGATGTTAGGCAAAGCTGAATTAGGACCAGCTTTTGATTACGGCAGTCATGGTTCGACTTTCGGCGGTAATAAATTAGCAATGGCCGCAAGTTCTGCGACATTAAATGTGATGAAATCCCCTGACTTTCTTGCGAAAAGCTTTGAAAAAGGCGAATACCTGAAAAGACAATTACAAGAAAAACTGAAAGATAAATCCTCTGTCATTGAAGTACGCGGACTGGGACATATGATAGGTATAGAGACAACACAACCCCTGAACGAAGCAGTAGAAAACGCAAGATCAAAAGGATTGATTGTACTCACTGCAGGCACTAACGTCATTCGCTTACTGCCGCCTTTAACTTTAAGCAAAGAAGAAATTGATCAAGGTATCCATATATTAGTTGATGTTTTAACATAACGAAGAAAACTGAGGCACAGCAGTTTGTAATTGCTGGTCTCAGTTTTTATTTCATCAGCTCTACAAATTTAAATAGAGATGATATGATGAAAGAGATAAAAAGGCGGCACATTTGCGTAAGCGAGTCTGTCAGCATAAGGGGAATAAGCACTCATGAAGAAAGTATCAATTAAAGATGTCGCAAAAGAAGCAGGTGTATCCTTAACAACGGTTTCGCACATTTTAAATCATAAACAAGAACGCTTTTCTCAAGCGACAATTGATAAAGTTTTAACGGCTAAAGATAAATTAAATTACATACCAAATAAAAATGCCCAACAATTAAGAGGTCATACGATTAAATTGATCGGTGTCTTAGTACCTAGTTTAACGAATCCCTTCTTTTCAGCTATTATGCAAAGTATGGAACAACATAAACCGGATTACGTGGATTTATTCTTCTTAAGTACTTCAGGCGACCATTTAGAACACAACATCAAGCATTTAGTCGAAAGAGGAATGGATGGTTTAGTTATTGCCCGTTTAATCGACCAGCCTGAAAGTATGAACAACTATTTAGAACGGCATAATGTACCTTATGTTGTATTGGATCAAAGTGAAGATAATGGCTATACCGATATTATTCGAACTGATGAACAAACAGGCGGTGCTTTAGCCGCAGAGCATTTAATCCACCTCAACCATCAACACATAGCTATCGTTCACCCTAATGAAATGATGTCGAATATGCAAGCACGTGTAAAAGGTTTCGAAGATTACTGCAAAACACACAATATTCCTATGCCGGTAAAAATAGAAACAAAATTATCTCCATCCGGCGGTAAACAAATTGCAGAACAAATTATCCAAAGCAATGTGACAGCTGTTTTTGCGATTAATGATGAAATGGCTATCGGTATATTGCGTGGTCTAAGAGAACATGGGAAATCTGTCCCTGAAGATATCTCAGTAGTAGGCTATGACAATATCAGTTTCTCACAATACATGACACCTGCATTGACGACTGTGGCACAACCGATTGCGTTAATAGGCGAAACTGCATTAAGACTGATTGTGAAGAAAGTTACGGACAAAGCACAAGGTGTAGAACGTGTTGAACTGCCGAATAAATTGGTAATCAGAGAAACAACCGATTATTTAAATGAATAATTCTTATTAAAGACGAGGCGCTTATTTTAATATAAGTGCACTCGTTTTTTATTGTGGCGAAAATCTTAAATCGATATGAAAACGTATACAAATGAGTAGAAAAGTGCTAGTATGTGATTAAAGTAAAACGTTTTACTAAAACGACATTCAGAAAAAAATAGAGGTGTTAATCATGAATATAGTCGCTTTGCTTATTGGTTTAGGACCGTTGCTTGGTTGGGGTTTATTCCCGACAATAGCTTCTAAATTCGGAGGTAAGCCGGTTCACCAAATCATCGGTACAACCGTAGGGACGTTGATTTTCGCATTAGTCTTTGCGGGTATTACAGCACAGCATTTCCCTACAGGCATGAATCTAATCTTTGCACTGCTTTCAGGTGCAGGCTGGTGTTTCGGACAGATTTTAACGTTTAAAGCATTTGAATTAATCGGATCATCCAGAGCTATGCCGGTCACAACAGCCTTCCAGCTTTTAGGCGCATCTTTATGGGGTGTATTTGCCCTAGGGAACTGGCCGGGTGTGACAAATAAAATTATCGGCTTTGTCGCATTAATCGTTATTTTAATCGGTGCACGTATGACAGTTTGGAGTGAACATCCAGAAGCACAAAACAGTGGACAGTTAAGAAAAGCAGTTGTCATTTTACTGATTGGTGAAATCGGTTATTGGCTGTATTCAGCTGCACCGCAAGCGACAGACATCGGTGGTAAAGCAGCCTTTTTACCGCAAGCCATGGGTATGGTTTTAGTCGCAGTCATTTATGGCTTAGTCTTTATCAAAAAGGACAATCCATTTAAAAACAAAATTACTTGGCTTCAAATTATTTCAGGTTTCTTCTTCGCATTTGCGGCTTTAACTTATTTAATTTCAGCCCAACCGGATATGAACGGTTTAGCAACAGGCTTTATTTTATCTCAAACATCTGTAGTACTTGCGACATTAACAGGTATTTATTTCTTGAATCAACGCAAAACCAAAAAAGAAATGGCAATCACAGTCATTGGTTTGGTTCTGATTTTAGCTGCGGCTACAGTCACAGTCTTTATTAAATAAACATGGAGGGAATAGAAATGAAGAAAACCCCTGTATTAAATAGTTATGTATCTCAAGCTATCGCAACAATCGGACATTATGATTTACTTACAATTAATGATGCCGGCATGCCGATACCAAATGATGAACGCAGAATCGATTTAGCAGTAACGAAAGCACTGCCGCGTTTCATTGATGTATTAGAAACAGTGTTGAGCGAATTAAAAGTTCAAAAAATCTATTTAGCTGAAGAAATCAAAACAAATAATCCAAAACAATTAAAAGCGATTAAAGGATTGCTTGAAGAAGATGTGGAAATTGAATTTATTCCTCATTCAGAAATGAAAGCATATCTGAGTCATCCTTTAAATAAAGGTAATATCCGTACAGGCGAAATCACACCATTTTCAAATATTATTTTAGAATCTAATGTGACTTTTTAGATAAGGAGTGAACACGATGACGAATAAAGTAGTAATTTTAGGATCAACGAATGTGGATCAGTTCCTAACAGTTGAGCGTTATGCCAAACCAGGCGAAACGCTTCACGTCAAAGAAGGACAAAAGAAATACGGTGGCGGTAAAGGTGCCAACCAAGCGATTGCGACAGCACGTATGAACGCAGATACCACATTTATTTCAAAAGTCGGCAAAGATGGTTTAGCAGACTTTATGTTTGATGGTTTCAAAGAAGCAGGTATGAATACTGAATATATTACAGAATCAGAAACAGCAGATACCGGCCAAGCGTTTATTACAGTCGATAAAGACGGCAGTAATACAATTTACGTCTATGGCGGTGCGAATATGGATATTACACCTGAAGATGTAGAACAAGCTGAAGCAGTAATTAAAGCAGCGGATTATGTAGTGGCACAATTAGAAGTCCCTGTACCGGCAATCATCCGTGCATTTGAAATTGCACGCGAACACAACGTTACAACAATTTTAAACCCTGCACCTGCAAGTGAATTGCCAGAATCACTGTTAAAACTCATCGATGTGATTATTCCGAATGAATTTGAAGCTGAAATTCTATCAGGTATTCCAGTGAAAGATGAAAACTCAATGGCACAAAATGCAGACTACTTCTTAAACTTAGGCATTAAAGTCGTTTTGATTACAATAGGTGCACAAGGTACGTATTACGCTGTAAAAGGCAACTCTGGCCTTGTAAAAGCTTATAAAGTAGATGTAGTAGATACAACCGCTGCAGGCGATACATTCATCGGTGCCTTTGTCAGTGCTTTTGATATGAAACAAATGAATCTAGAAAAGGCCATTGATTTTGCGAATAAAGCAGCTTCTTACACAGTTCAAAAATCAGGTGCACAGATTTCAATTCCATTCGCAAAAGATATTAAGTAGAGCTGTAAAAATCATTAAATTTAAAATCAACGTCTCTTTATACAATTAAAAGAAAGACGTTGATTTTTTATTTATCCCTAAAATTGATTTTATGCATAATGATATTTATCCAACTGATAAGCAGTATAGGTAGTGTCACAAGATTCAGAGCTTCTATGTTCAGCATATGCAGAAGCTGCTGTGGATCCACATCTAAGGCTATCTTAGATATTGATTGCGTGACGACTTGGTATAAAGTTAAATATACTAGAAGCCATTGAATAAAGTACTCTGCAATAGTAAGTACTAAATCGTCATGAAACCACTTTTTGAAAAACGCATGCATTATGAAAAATTCAATGATACTGCTTGCTAAAACAGATAATAAACCGAGGGTAAACAAACTATTTCCTAAATTAATGAATGAATCTATACCTATTATAATAAGCAAACCTAATATAAGTGATAGGCTAGAACTCACAATGAGTATGATGATTAACATTGATGATTTAATAAATACATGCTTGCGCTTTCCTAAATTTGCAAAGTAATCAATTAAGAAGAACATAATGATAATTAAAATGAAATTCAACCAATTCATGGATACATAACCTTTCTTGTCTGGTTCGTGGGTGTGTACAAATTGTAGTAATTTTCTGTATATGAGATAATTACAATCTGTAATATAAATATTATATAATGGAGAACAACATATGAACAATCAATTTCAACAAGAGTATCAAGGCAATTGGTTAAAATTTTCGTTTATCACAGTAGGACTCTTTATTTTAGGCAGCTTTATAGCTGCACCATTTTATTGGCTGATAGCACAAAACCCAGTGAAAGATATATTAATGGTAGCAATAGCATTTTTAGCAGAATCCTTATTATTATTGGTCTTTGTGTTAAAAGTTGAAAAAAATGATTTAACAACAATAGGGATTAAGAAACTGAATATAGGAAGTAACTTAATGAGAGGCGGCAGTTTTGCATTTGTGTTTATGTTGTTAATTATTGTTGGTTTAACAGCAATGCACATGATTGAACTGAACTTAAATATCATGCACGCAGCATTGATAGTAAATGTTCTTTTGACATTTCCAGCATTTTGTATTCAAGCAACGACTGAAGAACTTTTCTTTCGAGGGTACTTACAAACGAGATTAACCAAAAGATATGGGGATGTCTTTTGGTTAATCTCGTTTCATCAATTATGTTTATGTTAGTACATGTGACTAATCCTAATATTACGTTGATTGGTATCGCAAATATTTTCTTGGCAGGTATCTTTTTAAGTTTGGTTTATAGATTAGACGGATCTATATGGTCAGTTGCAGGTTTCCATATCATCTGGAATTTTGTACAAAACTCACTATACGGTATCAATGTCAGCGGTAATTCATTGGGATTGAGTATCATGAATACACACTATCTGAAAGACAACTATTTAACAGGAGGAAGTATGGGAATTGAAGGCAGTATTTTTGTAACTGGATGCTTTGTTATAATCATTCTCTACCTTGTTAGAAAAATAAAAGTACAAAAGATACAATCATAGTACTAAGTAATATAACGTCCTTAGACAGATAAAGCACATCTGTTTAAGGACGTTATTTATTTCTGCTTATCCATATATGAAACAAATAACAACTGTAAGCAGTGTGAGTACCGCAAATATCGCAAAACAAGCACAACATTTAAGCCAAGAACTGATTTGACTTGTAACGATGGATTTAAAGAGATAGTAAGCAAGTATCAGAATAAGGGGAATCAAAACAGGAAGTATGAAAAACCAAATACCTGTCCACACATTTTTGAAAATATGATCAAGGATATTAACAAAGGTATCTCCGCCGATCAGCACTGGAATTATAAATATCAATAAAAAGATAGAAATAACAAACCAGCATCCATTTCCCATACCGCTAGACCGATAATACAAGGCGTTATAATTACGTTTCGTACGAACTTTATTCAATTTCTTCATAGCTGTCTCCTCTTGGTGTGATTTGTATTTGATTATATCACTGTCAAAATGAAAAACGTATATTAATAATGTAATAACAATTATAAGTTTTATAAATATGGATTAAGATTATTTGAGTTTCAACACACGCTGCATATGCATATAGTACACTTTGGTAGATTTTACAGTCTATGAAAGAGGAGAAATAGAAATGAAGAAAAAGATTATCTCAATAGTTATACTTACAATCGGTGTGATGTTGGGTTATGGCAATTACATGCAAGCACAAAATCATACATATCCTAATGACTTAAAGTTGACGACACACAACGTTTATTTCATGCCGCGTGCACTGTATCCTAATTGGGGGCAAGTTCAAAGAGCACAGTTAATACCCAAAGCAGACTATATGCAAAATCAAGATGTTGTTATCTTGAATGAACTTTTTGACGAAACCGCATCACAAGAACTTAGAAATCAATTAAAAGAACAGTACCCGTACCAAACACCAACAGTAGGTAAAGACCAAAGCGAAGCATGGCATCAGACTTCGGGGAATTATGTATCAGCACGATTTACGAGCGGAGGTGTGGGGCTTGTCAGTAAATGGCCGATTGAACGTCAAGAACAACATATCTATACTACAAAAGGATGCGGTGCGGATGCATTAGCTAATAAAGGATTTGCCTATATTAAAATTAATAAAAACGGACATCCATATCATATTATAGGAACACATCTTCAAGCAGAAGATAGTACATGTTCTAAAGGAAAAGATAAAGAAGTCCGAGCGAATCAAATGAAAGAGATTCAGCAGTTTATTAAAGAAAAACAAATTCCTGAAAATGAAGCGGTCTTTATTGGCGGAGATTTAAATGTGATTAAAGGGACAGAAGAATATCAAGCAATGTTCCAAAACTTAAATGCAGCACAACCTACAAGTTATCAAGGTGTACAGTATTCTTGGGATACAAGTACGAATGGTATTGCAAATTATAATTATCCGAAACTATCGCCGCAGCATTTGGATTACATCTTGCCTGAAAAAAATCATGCACAACCTGACACTTGGAATCAAAAAGTACATCAAGAAAAATCTCCGAAATGGACGGTTAAGTCTTGGGGTAAAACATACGAGTACAATGATTATTCGGATCATTACCCCGTTTCAGCATCATCTGATTAATATAACGCGTTGATGAAACACTAATAAATGAGCCGTTTTTGTAGGAATGGTTAAGTGATATGAGAATGAATATAGAAATGCTAAAAAGTTGAACTTTGCAGGTTCAACTTTTTGCGTTTTTAGAAAATCAATTGGAATAAATACATCACAAAGAATGCGCCGATAATCGTCGCAATAATACTTAAAATCTTACCGATAAAACTTAAATGACTAACGATGATACTTTTAATAATGAAAATGGCGATAATGAATAGTACAGGATAAAAAATAAGATAAATAATAAATGAAATAACAGCCCATATACCGCCGAATACATTTTTAGTCAGATTCATAGCATCGCTGTCGCCAGTGAAAAAGCCGACAACCATTATAAAAATCAATAATGCAAAACCACTTGTGCAGCCGCATCCACAACCTTTTTCGGTGGGTTTGAAAATTAACGTACCATCACTTTTCTTATAGAGCTTTCCCTCTACTTCTTCCATATATAACCTCCTATACAATAGATAAAAATAATTATAACATGGTGCAATGCGTTATAAGTATATCTTTTGATAGTTTATTATTATGTTAAAGCAGAGGTAAAAGCATTTGTTGCTATATATAACAGATGATTATACATTCACTCATATGAACATATAGTCGAGTATTTGCCTATATGGATAAGGTTATTTTAATTTTATTAACAATTATCTTAATCCAACTTAATATTCTATTAATATCAAATATCTACAATCAAAGTATCATGCTGAAAAGCAGACCTAACTATAGACAGAGAGGCTGAATTGAAGATGAAACAACATCCATATCGTATAAGTAAATTAACTATCGGTACATCATCTATGATTGCTGCGTCTTTATTCTTTGCAGATCATCATGCGGCGCATGCATCTGGAAGTGCACCTGTATCATCTGATTCATCTGCAGCACAAGCTACGACACAATCTATAGCACAACCAGATTCATCTGGTGAAAGTACTGAACAAACAAGTCGTTCAGAAGCTGTACAACCTTCACAAGGTGTAGTACATACTCAAATAGAAAATAACAATCAACCACAGAATACATCCTCAATTAATAGTGGACAAACAAATAAAGAACAACCGCAAACAACACAAGCGCCAACAACTGATACATCTCAATCAGAAACAACACCATCAAAAGAAACTGAGCCTTCGCCTGCACAATCACCAGAACCAACACAAAACGAGGAACAAGCACAAGTTGCACCGCAAACAGAAACTGAACATCCAGTACAAAATACTAAAGAAACAGAAGCGGATACTGAAGAAGTGGTTCAAACGCAAGCACCGACTGAATCACAACAAACAGTAAAAGTTCCTGAAAATAATACAACAACACAAACTCCTAAAAGTACTACTTCATCTGTAACACCTGAGACTGCACCGACTGCACAACAACAGCCAGAACCCAAATCAACAACAAATACCCAGTCTCAGCAGCAAGTCAAGGCACCTGACCAAACAGCAACAACTCAAAATTCAGGGCAAGTACAATACAAGAATCAAGATCCGATTATTTTAGTACATGGCTTTAATGGTTTAGTGGGTGATAATGCGGCACCTTCCAGCGGCAACTATTGGGGCGGCAACCGTACAGATATTCAACAGGACTTGCGCGATAATGGCTACAACGTACATGAAGCTAATGTCGGTGCCTACAGCAGCAACTATGACCGTGCAGTTGAACTTTATTACTATATTAAAGGCGGCAGAGTCGACTATGGTGCTGCACATTCTCAGAAATACGGACATGAACGTTACGGAAAGACTTATGAAGGGGTTTATCCCCAATGGCAGCCTGGTCAAAAGGTACATTTAGTCGGTCATAGTATGGGCGGTCAAACAATTCGCCAAATGGAAGAGTTCTTACGAAACGGCAACCAAGAAGAAATCGATTATCACCAGCAGCATGGCGGTACGATTTCACCGTTATTCGAAGGCGGGAAAGGCAATATGGTGAGCTCAATTTATACAGTGGCTTCACCGCATAATGGGACACATGCGGCTGACCTTCTAGGCAACGAAGCACTGATTCGCCAAATTCTATATGATAATGCGAAATTGCAAGGCAATAAATATTCGCAAGTAGACTACGGGTTGTCTCAATGGGGGATGAAACAAGGAGAGAATGAATCGTATACAGACTATGTAGACCGTGTCAGAGCGAAAAGTAAAATTTGGACAACAACAGACAATGCTTTATATGACCTCACACGTGAAGGGGCACAAAAGCTGAATGAAAATACGACACTTAACCCAAATATTGTTTATAAATCTTATTCAGGAGAATCGACACGTCCAGGAATCTTAGACAGACAACGTTCTGATATTCATATGGCAACTTCTAAAGTATTGACTGGGAATGTCATCGGCAAAGTAGATGACAAAGAATGGCGTGAAAATGACGGACTGGTTTCAGTGATTTCAGCGCAGCATCCATTTAACCAAAATGCTACACCTATGACAGAACAGCCTCAAAAAGGCGTGTGGCAAGTCAACGCGCTGCAGCATGATTGGGATCACGGAGACTTTGTAGGATCAGATGCACTGGAATCGCAAATTACACCAGAAACGCTGCGTGCTTATTGGTTGGATATCGCAGATGAACTCGTTCAAAACGAAGCTGTAACGAGATAAACAGCATAAAAAACGCATAAGGAGGAACAAACATGACAGGCACACCTCAAGAATTATGGGAATCATTTGTAAGAATCATGAAAGTGTTATTCTCATAAAGTGTATGCGTATCGCTTTTTAAAAGGAGTGATACGCATTTTTTAATAAAAAATAAAAAAAGATCAACTTTAGACTTTACAAAGCGACTATCGCCTATTATAACTTAGTTAAGTTAACTAAACTAAATAAAAAAAGGAAGGCGAAAATAGATGAAAACAAATCAAGCAAATAATAAAAGCAAATCAGGAAAATTCAAATTCGGTCTTATTCTCTTAGTCATTGGTCTCGCTATGTATGGTATTGCTGCAATAACAGGGTTCTTACCTATTGATCTAAAATTGAAAGGTATATTGATTGCTGCAATTCTTATCATTGCAGAGGTCGTTAATATTGTTGCAATTATATTACTTGGAAAAGAAGTCGTTAAAAGATATAAAAGCAAATTGAATCCGAAAAATTGGTTTAAAAAGAAAGAAACAGTACAAATTTCAGATGAACAAGTGAATATTGAGAAAACAGATGAAGACAAATATAATGAAGATAACGTCGTTGTTTTAAATAAAGAAGCTAAAGGAAGTCGTATATATGGAACAACAAAACATCTCTCAAATAGAAAGTATAGCCCAGGAAATAACTAAAATAAATGAAGCCATTGCTATAGAATATGTACAACAAGAAAGAGATGCTGCAAAGTTTAATCTAAACAATAAGCAACATGTGATTATGACTATTTTATCTGAACATCCTGATATGAAACCTAGTGAGTTAGCACAACGTTTAGGTGTTTCTAAAAGTGCTATCAGCCAACAACTTCAAAAGTTAAAAACCAGAGACTATATTTATCTTTATAAAGATGAAAATGATAAACGTGTCTCACTGATTGGACTAGGAAAAAATGGTTTGGCCTATCAACAA is a window from the Staphylococcus sp. IVB6181 genome containing:
- the sph gene encoding sphingomyelin phosphodiesterase: MLGYGNYMQAQNHTYPNDLKLTTHNVYFMPRALYPNWGQVQRAQLIPKADYMQNQDVVILNELFDETASQELRNQLKEQYPYQTPTVGKDQSEAWHQTSGNYVSARFTSGGVGLVSKWPIERQEQHIYTTKGCGADALANKGFAYIKINKNGHPYHIIGTHLQAEDSTCSKGKDKEVRANQMKEIQQFIKEKQIPENEAVFIGGDLNVIKGTEEYQAMFQNLNAAQPTSYQGVQYSWDTSTNGIANYNYPKLSPQHLDYILPEKNHAQPDTWNQKVHQEKSPKWTVKSWGKTYEYNDYSDHYPVSASSD
- a CDS encoding GNAT family N-acetyltransferase; translation: MTEVKHGKNRFYVGNSENDFQALMTYVPTSPDMFIIDHTEVSEALRGQRVGYALVEAAVNYARENDMKIVPLCPFAKSVFDKTPEYADVLKK
- the rbsD gene encoding D-ribose pyranase, with amino-acid sequence MKKTPVLNSYVSQAIATIGHYDLLTINDAGMPIPNDERRIDLAVTKALPRFIDVLETVLSELKVQKIYLAEEIKTNNPKQLKAIKGLLEEDVEIEFIPHSEMKAYLSHPLNKGNIRTGEITPFSNIILESNVTF
- a CDS encoding type II CAAX prenyl endopeptidase Rce1 family protein gives rise to the protein MNNQFQQEYQGNWLKFSFITVGLFILGSFIAAPFYWLIAQNPVKDILMVAIAFLAESLLLLVFVLKVEKNDLTTIGIKKLNIGSNLMRGGSFAFVFMLLIIVGLTAMHMIELNLNIMHAALIVNVLLTFPAFCIQATTEELFFRGYLQTRLTKRYGDVFWLISFHQLCLC
- the rbsU gene encoding ribose/proton symporter RbsU, coding for MNIVALLIGLGPLLGWGLFPTIASKFGGKPVHQIIGTTVGTLIFALVFAGITAQHFPTGMNLIFALLSGAGWCFGQILTFKAFELIGSSRAMPVTTAFQLLGASLWGVFALGNWPGVTNKIIGFVALIVILIGARMTVWSEHPEAQNSGQLRKAVVILLIGEIGYWLYSAAPQATDIGGKAAFLPQAMGMVLVAVIYGLVFIKKDNPFKNKITWLQIISGFFFAFAALTYLISAQPDMNGLATGFILSQTSVVLATLTGIYFLNQRKTKKEMAITVIGLVLILAAATVTVFIK
- a CDS encoding acetylornithine transaminase, yielding MSKLFQNYKRAQIEFVKAEGNVLIDTEGKHYLDFSSGIGVTNLGFHPYVEAALQQQADQIWHTPNIYLNQLQEEVTEKLMGDTEYLAFFCNSGAEANEAAIKLARKATGKQEIITFKQSFHGRTFGSMSATGQDKIKHGFGDGVPHFKYAAFNDLESVKQLITTDTAAIMLELIQGESGIIIADQAFVQGLVQLCKDKNILLIVDEVQTGMGRTGKLFAFEHYHIEPDIYTLAKGLGNGVPVGAMLGKAELGPAFDYGSHGSTFGGNKLAMAASSATLNVMKSPDFLAKSFEKGEYLKRQLQEKLKDKSSVIEVRGLGHMIGIETTQPLNEAVENARSKGLIVLTAGTNVIRLLPPLTLSKEEIDQGIHILVDVLT
- a CDS encoding CPBP family intramembrane glutamic endopeptidase; translated protein: MVNLVSSIMFMLVHVTNPNITLIGIANIFLAGIFLSLVYRLDGSIWSVAGFHIIWNFVQNSLYGINVSGNSLGLSIMNTHYLKDNYLTGGSMGIEGSIFVTGCFVIIILYLVRKIKVQKIQS
- the rbsR gene encoding ribose utilization transcriptional repressor RbsR, coding for MKKVSIKDVAKEAGVSLTTVSHILNHKQERFSQATIDKVLTAKDKLNYIPNKNAQQLRGHTIKLIGVLVPSLTNPFFSAIMQSMEQHKPDYVDLFFLSTSGDHLEHNIKHLVERGMDGLVIARLIDQPESMNNYLERHNVPYVVLDQSEDNGYTDIIRTDEQTGGALAAEHLIHLNHQHIAIVHPNEMMSNMQARVKGFEDYCKTHNIPMPVKIETKLSPSGGKQIAEQIIQSNVTAVFAINDEMAIGILRGLREHGKSVPEDISVVGYDNISFSQYMTPALTTVAQPIALIGETALRLIVKKVTDKAQGVERVELPNKLVIRETTDYLNE
- a CDS encoding (4Fe-4S)-binding protein translates to MRKNYTSEAIDVSFEPARCIHAAECVKNLSQVFDTKIRPWIDPSKASADEIARVVELCPSGALEYNRKDGKPNEHHNHTEISIGDDNQIIVKGEFTLNHNGETLHLNRALLKGGTNVSDNPFYTLDGK
- the rbsK gene encoding ribokinase encodes the protein MTNKVVILGSTNVDQFLTVERYAKPGETLHVKEGQKKYGGGKGANQAIATARMNADTTFISKVGKDGLADFMFDGFKEAGMNTEYITESETADTGQAFITVDKDGSNTIYVYGGANMDITPEDVEQAEAVIKAADYVVAQLEVPVPAIIRAFEIAREHNVTTILNPAPASELPESLLKLIDVIIPNEFEAEILSGIPVKDENSMAQNADYFLNLGIKVVLITIGAQGTYYAVKGNSGLVKAYKVDVVDTTAAGDTFIGAFVSAFDMKQMNLEKAIDFANKAASYTVQKSGAQISIPFAKDIK